In the genome of Anaerolineales bacterium, one region contains:
- the recJ gene encoding single-stranded-DNA-specific exonuclease RecJ — protein ALGLAPVAHLPDRFAEGYGLRAEALSLLGGQGVSLVITVDCGVRSVGEVAWARSQGIDVIVTDHHLAGSELPPARAVVNPRLEGTAYPYAGLSGAGVAYKLLQAVSATCPNLRPDATLDLVAIGTIADLAPLNGENRYLVAQGLDLLRQSPRLGLAELMRVAGARGAEVNAASIAFGVAPRLNAVGRLHSPRPALDLLLAEDQIEAARLAQDLDQANRTRQGVTRREFEKAREQVLSQQSLPALLTVHSRDLGEGILGLVAARLTEEFYRPSLVARVGDETVRASLRSVAEFPITAALERISDQLIEFGGHATAAGFTAATDKLEPIGRALEAMAADVLQGELGAELRVDAVASLNQLDEVLMRFLDQFEPTGQGNPPVLFAARNLEVLSKRAVGSDGAHLKLLLRDQQRSMDAIGFRLGDRLKDLPRQVDILFNLERNNYLGVGSLQLNLKDVRPASPQTGT, from the coding sequence CCGCTCCGTGGGCGAAGTGGCCTGGGCCCGCTCCCAAGGAATTGACGTCATCGTCACCGATCATCATCTGGCTGGATCCGAGCTGCCGCCCGCCAGGGCCGTTGTCAATCCTCGACTCGAGGGCACAGCCTACCCGTATGCTGGCCTGAGCGGCGCAGGGGTAGCCTACAAGCTGCTGCAGGCGGTCTCCGCCACGTGCCCCAACCTGAGGCCGGACGCAACTTTGGATCTGGTGGCTATTGGCACGATCGCCGACTTGGCTCCGCTCAACGGTGAAAACCGATACCTTGTGGCGCAAGGGCTGGATCTGTTGCGCCAGTCGCCGCGGCTGGGCCTGGCGGAGCTGATGCGGGTCGCCGGGGCGCGGGGCGCAGAGGTCAACGCGGCTTCGATCGCCTTCGGCGTGGCGCCTCGGCTGAACGCAGTGGGGCGTCTCCACTCCCCTCGCCCGGCGCTGGATCTGCTTCTGGCCGAGGACCAGATCGAGGCGGCCCGACTCGCCCAGGACCTGGACCAGGCCAATCGCACCCGCCAGGGTGTGACGCGCAGGGAGTTTGAGAAGGCCCGCGAGCAGGTCCTCAGCCAGCAGAGCCTTCCGGCGCTGTTGACGGTCCACAGCCGCGATCTTGGCGAGGGGATCCTGGGTTTGGTGGCGGCGCGGCTGACCGAGGAGTTCTACCGTCCGTCCCTAGTCGCGAGAGTCGGCGACGAGACAGTGCGAGCCTCCTTGAGAAGTGTGGCGGAGTTCCCGATCACAGCCGCCCTCGAGCGGATCTCCGACCAATTGATCGAGTTCGGTGGCCACGCAACCGCCGCTGGCTTCACGGCTGCCACTGACAAGCTGGAGCCGATCGGGAGAGCACTGGAAGCGATGGCGGCTGACGTTCTGCAGGGCGAATTGGGTGCCGAGCTGCGCGTCGACGCGGTTGCGTCGCTAAACCAGCTGGACGAAGTCCTGATGCGGTTCCTGGACCAATTCGAGCCGACCGGGCAAGGGAACCCGCCGGTGCTGTTTGCTGCCAGGAACCTCGAAGTGCTTTCCAAGCGGGCTGTAGGGAGCGATGGGGCGCACCTCAAGCTCCTGCTTCGCGACCAGCAGCGGTCCATGGATGCCATCGGCTTCCGTCTGGGGGATCGGCTCAAGGACCTGCCGCGCCAGGTCGATATCTTGTTCAACCTGGAGCGCAATAACTACTTGGGGGTGGGGAGTCTGCAGTTGAACTTGAAGGATGTGCGGCCGGCTAGTCCACAAACCGGTACTTGA